AGCCAAAAGAATCCATTTTTCTTCACTGTTCCTTTGTATTCTCCGAATAGTAATACAACGCAGGACGTGTTGGGATTAACAACAAAAAATCCAGGGATCAAAAAACTAAAAACGATGAAGGATGCAATTGATGCTGGAATTACGTTATAAACAATTCCTGCGATAGCGATAATTCCAATAATTAGTGTGATAGCGACCATTGTGTAGCCATTGGTTGGCTCTTTTAGTACTTCTGTTTTCATTTGTATTGATGTTTTTGTGATATTAATATGATATCAAATATAGATAAAAATATGACTAGAGTGAAAATTTGAGAGAAAAAGTAAAATAAAAAGTAAAATAAAAAGAGAGGGGAGGTGTGCTGCATAAAAAAAGGAGGCTTAGCCTCCTTTTTGATGTATCGTTTTATTCTGAGTCCGATTCCTTCATGTTGTGGAAAACGTTGGTAACATCATCGTCTTCCTCAAATTTAGCCAGCAGCTTTTCGATGTCAGCCTGCTGATCGGCGTTTAGCTCTTTGGTGTCAGTTGGGATTCTTTCAAATTCGGCGCTTACAATTTCGAATTCGTTTTGCTCGAGGTATTTTTGGATATTCCCGAAGGTTTCAAATTCTCCGTAAATCTCAATATTCCCTTCTTCTGTATCCGCAAAAATTTCGTCAGCACCAAAATCGATCATCTCAAGCTCGAGCTCTTCGATATCTATACCTTCTTTAGCTTTTACTTTAAAGTGGCACTTGTGCTCGAACATGAAGGAAACGCTTCCTGAAGTTCCGAGCGAACCGTTGCATTTGTTGAAGTAACTGCGAACGTTGGCAACCGTACGGGTTGGGTTGTCTGTAGCCGTTTCAATGATCACAGCAATACCGTGAGGGCCGTAACCTTCGTAAGCAATCTCCTTGTAGTCTTCCTGCTCCTTGGTCGTTGCCTTTTTGATTGCTCGCTCAACGTTTTCTTTAGGCATGTTCGCCGCCTTCGCGTTTTGAATGAGCACTCTCAAGCGTGAGTTTGAGGTTGGATCTGGGCCACCCGTTTTTACGGCCATTACAATCTCTTTTCCAAGCTTTGTAAACGTGCGGGCCATTGTGCCCCAACGCTTCAATTTTCGTGCTTTACGATATTCAAATGCTCTTCCCATTGTGTTTACTTTGGATATTTATTCCGCTGGTGCAAATGTATTGCTCCTTTGGTAATTCCTGAAAATTTTTGACAAAAATAAGAAATAAAAAAAGCCCCGAAAATTCTTTCGAGGCTTTTTTGAGCGGAAGACGAGATTCGAACTCGCGACCCTCAGCTTGGAAGGCTGATGCTCTACCAACTGAGCTACTTCCGCGATTTTTTAGTGGGGAGAGCAGGATTCGAACCTACGAAGACATAAGTCAGCAGATTTACAGTCTGCCCCAGTTGGCCGCTTTGGTATCTCCCCAA
This window of the Alistipes sp. ZOR0009 genome carries:
- a CDS encoding YebC/PmpR family DNA-binding transcriptional regulator, translating into MGRAFEYRKARKLKRWGTMARTFTKLGKEIVMAVKTGGPDPTSNSRLRVLIQNAKAANMPKENVERAIKKATTKEQEDYKEIAYEGYGPHGIAVIIETATDNPTRTVANVRSYFNKCNGSLGTSGSVSFMFEHKCHFKVKAKEGIDIEELELEMIDFGADEIFADTEEGNIEIYGEFETFGNIQKYLEQNEFEIVSAEFERIPTDTKELNADQQADIEKLLAKFEEDDDVTNVFHNMKESDSE